The DNA sequence gagattttttcaaatggcACATGTTTCGGGAAAATCATTGCGCCAGGGAATGCTATGCCTAGAGAACAAAAGCTCACCATCGAAACAGAAACAGACTCCGTACTATGGGTTATAGACTCTAgctctttgaagaaaatgaaagaagagaaCTTATCATTGTACGTGGAGGTTGCATTAATGGTCATGTGCATCAAGGACACTAGATTTAAAGAATTACTAGGTTACACACTTGTTAGCGCATGAGCAtgtatttatttaattttctttttttgttggtATTTTGCCACAAGTAACTCAGACTAGTACTAAATAAAAGCAGGGTGCTCCTGCATCTGTATAAATGATGCTGTTTTAAGAACTTTATCATTTCTACTATAAAACTTTTTGTGCTTAAGTCTTCACTTCCGGAAATTTTGCTGCGcgattttctttgatgaGGCCCCTATCGTAGACGAAAAGTAACGATTCCCATCGATGAGCAGCTACATACTCACTTGACCTAATAGctttcttgaagaaaaaaaattgttcttttttggttaATATTGTACTACAACAATTCACATTAGGTAATTGTGCGGTTAGTTTATATCCGCACTAACAAGTCAATAGTTATAACAACGTGCCAACGTAAATTATGCCTGTCCCATCCGTTACTGTCACTACTGATAATGAATATGAAGACATATCGtctttttcctctattGACTCTTACAAACCAGAGCCCTTTACTGGATTTAAAGATTCTGAAGCTCCAGAGCAGCCTCTTTTAAAGAACGATACCATTGTCGGAAAGGGGCAATTGGAGGATGATGGCAATGTAGATGATCAACACCGCCATTCAGATGTGCACTCTCATCACAGTTCCAGTACTTTGAAAAGGCCAACCTCAAATTCGATAGAAAAGATGGTTACACACAATGCTTTAGAGGGCAACTCGGAAACACTGGATTCCTTAAAAGAAGATGGTTTGAACCTGAACAAGAAAGCTCTTCCAGATATTACCGCCCCGGTAACAAACTCAGCCCACGATGCTGCATTTCCAGAAGAATATCGTTTGGAAACTGAGACCGGGTTGGTTAAGTTAAAAACGCTTGAAACTTTGAAAAGGGAGGACTCTCGCGTTTCCTCAACCAAAAGAGAGCATATTAACGACCATACAGATACGCATTCGACACAATCCAAGGTTACTACGAATTCTCAAGGCTCTTCTTTGGAACCAACCAAATTGAACATGGCAGTggagaaaaataagaagaaaattgaaaagtaCCAAAAACATAAATCAGAAAAGGGGATCAAGGGTTTTTTTCATAGAATCTTCGACTAGGAGTGGTATAGTAATCCTTAGTTGGCAGTGTGCGTGCTTCAGCAAcgctcttttcttttgttccTCCATTACATCCTTGGTGTCTGCATGGTTTTTCGACTTTTTCGTTAAATTCCTAAAGCGTTGAAAAATAGCCTCCCCCTGAAAGTGGAGTAGGATGGTATATGAATTGAGGCAGAAAGGAAGAGAACGCTTACACATATTATCACACCCGTAGCTAAAGGAtcaaaaaccaaaaagtAAGGATTTTAATCATGTGCATTTTAATGGCCACGACGGCACATCCTGACTACGAACTCATCTTGATATCTAACAGAGACGAATTCTTGGCAAGGAAAACACATGCCACATGCTGGCACAACGATGATTTTATCCTTTCACCCTATGATCTGGCCAAAACATCAGCggaaaagcaaatatttgGAACTTGGTCTGGcataaataaagaaggGAAATTAGCCACTATTCTTAATCTAAAGATTGGCAGTGAGCGAGATACTACGAAATCAAGGTCCCGTGGCCTGCTACCATTcatatttttatcaaacCATGAagcaaattttgaagattggGATAGTTACAAAAAGTTTGAGGGTCAATATGATGGGCTGAAGACCACAGGtgattttaattttttctacgGCGATGTTATCAAAAAGCAATATAAAGTTATTGATTCTTTAGGAAGAACTTTTGATGTGTTGAGTTCCACCTGTAGGAAAGATCTTGATTCTTACATGGTTGTCTCTAATGGTAAATTTTACAACAGTTCCGGTATTCCAGAGCAAGCTTGGAAAAAGGTAAAGGTAGCACGTGATAGTTTAGAAAAGTTAGTCCTAGAAAACATTGGATCAGATGAGGAAGTAATAATATCAAGTTGCTTCCAACTCGCCTCGAAGTCCTCCCTACCAAGCactatttcaaattcagaTTTCTCGCAGATGCTCGTGGATCCAAATGTAACCATGAACACCATATACGTACCACCTTTACGAAGACCTCCGGGCGATGATTTAGGTGCCTCAATTCCTGATGGTGACTATTATGGAACTCGCTCTCAAATAGTTCTGCTCGTGAGTAAGGATTCAACGAAGGTTACCTTTGTAGAAAGAATCCTTTATAGTTCGGATGAAGACGTGCGCCAGTATTCGGTAAACGCACCTAAGgaggaaaaaagatttaAGTTCAAATTGTAGAAATTTTGCGCTTCCATTTTACTTCAAATTACCTTTAGATTCAtctcttttccttcatAACATTTTGGCGTTGTATAATACTTATGTTTCCTTTTGAATTCCTTTAATCTATAtgatgttttcaaaatctaaaaGCCCATTATTGTCTTCGGTGATAAATATCAATTTATCGGTAACCACGGCGAATGCTATACATATCAGTTCCGTTTCTATATAGGTATTATACTATACAATCAAATTCTTTGCATCCTTATATATCCAAGTATTCCATGGTGTAAGTGGGTAAGGCCTGCTTCTGAGAAGTTCCGTTCTCAAACGTTGAGCTAGCAAACCCATATTGAAAACCCTTCGTATCAATTAAGTTCCACAATTCGGTGTTTCTTTCAGCAATTTCAACTTGTTTGTCGATATATAAGGTTAAGTTCTCTAACAGAGTACCCTCCAATGAAAATAGGCCGATAGAATCCAGCACCAGGGATAAAAGTTGGAATAGCTGCGTACTTTGACTATGGTTGAAGCATTCTAGTGAGCTGTCTTCGTCACCGGTTGTTATGAACTcgatgaaattttgaatgtCTAATTTGCTtagttttttcatttcttgttTAATAGAGTCCCTTGTGAAATCCTGCAAAATCCTAAATGAGATGTCAAGTAATAGCTCTCTGTTTCTTATAGAAAACAACTCTTCAAGTAGTTCATTTAATGGCAAGTTTGGGCATGTAACAATTGCTTGTTTAAATAATCTGGGCTGGTCTTTTAAAAGGGATAACAAGTTACGCGTGCGATTCAATGGAAATAGTGGGTGGGTTAGTAAAAACGTTAAAGTTTTTGGATAATCATTTccgttaaatttttcaaaaattagaTCCAACACTTTATTCAAGAATATAGGATCAGAAATGAATCTATCTTTTTCAGTGTAGTGctcttctttgattttcagatctttgaaaaagatgtCATCAAATGACGTAATATCATTGTTTTTGAGAGCAGAAagcttttcaataatttcattGTATTGGAAGACTGGAACGCTTAAATCCTCGTCGATGTCGTTACGCTTCACTCTCTTGTCAGTTatgtcttcatcatcaaataGCGGTTTTAAAATAACTGAACTATCACTTTTTCCAACTTGGAAACTTTTGCCCAATGAGTCCTTTAGTGTATTAGTTCCAACATCGATATTAATTATTTCTAACGAAGACGTTGGGTTTGGACCATTTTTCGTTGAGATACCGATTGctattgtttttgaattatgTGATTTCTCTGAATTAATCACTGCAGATTTTAATAGTTGGAATGTTCTCACGTGAGTCAATTCTCTTTGGCTCAAAGTAGAACAATGCAATAGGTCTAATAGGTAAATGACGTTATTCACGGTTAGCAGAACTCTGTTTACTGAAACAggttgaaaagaaatcaaatcGTTTCCAGAACTGGGTTTGTCCACCAATGGAAGCTCAATAATTAGTTGTAATTGACAGTGAGGTAAGGAGTAAACGTATATCTTCCCTTGATTCAATTTGTAAAGTTTACCGAATTGGTAACAAAGCTTTGAAttctcaaaagaaaatcctTCAATGATTGTAGAGGACAATTCTTTTATGGGCGAACTTTCTACACTTCCACAACCTGTTAGCTCAAGCAATTTATAGCAAACTTTATCATCCTGTAACGGACAGAGGACGAAAACATATTCAGTCCCATTTTCAGTGAACCATTTGGCATATTTTAAGTTATCATAAGAGATATCAAATGAATGCAAAAGTTTTAacttgaaatcaaaaaattcgaTCAAACCATTCTGTAAGATGGCAATTATTAAGCTATTCTTGGTGTCGATTTTGATACTCATGACTTTGGCTTTTGCCTTAATCTTGTACTGAGATAAAAAGTCGTCTGCGCCTGTGTATGCTTTGTTGTCAGTACCATTCTCAACCAGATGCTCATTTGGGGTATCAGTGGTATCTTCTGGCGCCTTAGTGATGACGTTCAGCGTATAATTACCCTTATTTACCATTAAACCAAAGGACCAGatttcaatatttctttttgtttggGTGTTGATAGCcttttcattgttatcTTTGTCGTCATTACTAACTTTTAAGTCTTCGTCAATGTTGGCTTGGCCTTTCCCAGCATTGCATGCAGTGATGATATTCGTAGAGGGTATTGGGTAGTCAAATGTCAGTTTTGGTGTAGGATTAATAATATACTGAGATATAGATGATCCGGAAATACCTAAAGTTATGTTGTTTGTGGATTCATTGAAGGTGCTATCCGCAACCTGAACGTAATCTGCctgtaaagaaaaattgctCAACGAAGCAATTTTTGGAAGGGTTGCTAGTCTAAATGGTTGAGACAGGGATGGCATTTGAATATTTACTACACCTCAGGATGATTTTCTGTTCGAGGAGTTGCATATGTGACATATAATTTTAAATGTTTAATAGCAACCTCATCTCATCaaagtttttaaatttttcaggcATCTGATACAGCGGgacgaaaaaaatttgaaaaataaagatatttcCGTGTTAAATGACTAAAACGCCAGGATATTACTTGTGTTTTCCTCAAAAGAGGAGAGGAATCTTTGCGATGAGGAACTCGCAAAGACGATTGTTCTATTGAATCGTGAGGGAAACAAAATATCTTGTCGAAGTATTTGAGGAATGGACTTCAACAAACTAGACGAGAAGCTAAAAgagttgaaaagaaaaagagtGAATGTATCCATAAAGAGTAGGAAGCTGGCTGACAGAGAGATTCAGGAAGTAGGCGCAAACCGGAAGCCAAGAGTCTACAGTATGGAAGACGTAAATGATGCAGATGAATCAGCAGAAAATATGGAAAGTTccgataaagaaaaagcctTTCATTACACTGTCCAAGAATACAATGCGTGGGAACGGAGGCATCATCAAGGGGAAACTGGACAAAGCCAAGGAAGTGGAATCTCCTACGATCAACTCGCAAAATTAAGTTATGAGAAGACACTGCGCAATCTCGCTGCgcaaaagcaaaattcGAGTAATCAGGACAGTTTCGtcgataaagaagaaaataaaaacaaaccGAAGAAGGGTAGAATCGACAGGGTACAGAAGGACACTAGAACTGGTAAGATAAGAATTGCAGATGATGATAAGTTAGTTAATAAGTTGGCCGTATCTTTGGAATCTGAatcgaagaaaagataCGAGTCAAGGAAAAGGCAAATGGAAAATGCGAAATCACTGTATGGGGTTGAAAGCTTTATCAACgacaaaaataaacaattcAATGAGAAATTGAGCAGGGAATCAAAACGGTCGGAAtaagcttttcttttttgttagAGTATACAGGTATGGGCAAAAGAATGTTCTGAAGTCGTGGATTCCTGATCGACTATTACATGACGAGTTAAGGGCAAAgtatacaaaaatatttggGAGGTAGACCCCACTTGACTCGGTTATTTCAGCAAAGAG is a window from the Saccharomyces paradoxus chromosome VII, complete sequence genome containing:
- a CDS encoding uncharacterized protein (similar to YGR127W), with amino-acid sequence MCILMATTAHPDYELILISNRDEFLARKTHATCWHNDDFILSPYDLAKTSAEKQIFGTWSGINKEGKLATILNLKIGSERDTTKSRSRGLLPFIFLSNHEANFEDWDSYKKFEGQYDGLKTTGDFNFFYGDVIKKQYKVIDSLGRTFDVLSSTCRKDLDSYMVVSNGKFYNSSGIPEQAWKKVKVARDSLEKLVLENIGSDEEVIISSCFQLASKSSLPSTISNSDFSQMLVDPNVTMNTIYVPPLRRPPGDDLGASIPDGDYYGTRSQIVLLVSKDSTKVTFVERILYSSDEDVRQYSVNAPKEEKRFKFKL
- the UTP8 gene encoding Utp8p (Nucleolar protein required for export of tRNAs from the nucleus~similar to YGR128C), with translation MPSLSQPFRLATLPKIASLSNFSLQADYVQVADSTFNESTNNITLGISGSSISQYIINPTPKLTFDYPIPSTNIITACNAGKGQANIDEDLKVSNDDKDNNEKAINTQTKRNIEIWSFGLMVNKGNYTLNVITKAPEDTTDTPNEHLVENGTDNKAYTGADDFLSQYKIKAKAKVMSIKIDTKNSLIIAILQNGLIEFFDFKLKLLHSFDISYDNLKYAKWFTENGTEYVFVLCPLQDDKVCYKLLELTGCGSVESSPIKELSSTIIEGFSFENSKLCYQFGKLYKLNQGKIYVYSLPHCQLQLIIELPLVDKPSSGNDLISFQPVSVNRVLLTVNNVIYLLDLLHCSTLSQRELTHVRTFQLLKSAVINSEKSHNSKTIAIGISTKNGPNPTSSLEIINIDVGTNTLKDSLGKSFQVGKSDSSVILKPLFDDEDITDKRVKRNDIDEDLSVPVFQYNEIIEKLSALKNNDITSFDDIFFKDLKIKEEHYTEKDRFISDPIFLNKVLDLIFEKFNGNDYPKTLTFLLTHPLFPLNRTRNLLSLLKDQPRLFKQAIVTCPNLPLNELLEELFSIRNRELLLDISFRILQDFTRDSIKQEMKKLSKLDIQNFIEFITTGDEDSSLECFNHSQSTQLFQLLSLVLDSIGLFSLEGTLLENLTLYIDKQVEIAERNTELWNLIDTKGFQYGFASSTFENGTSQKQALPTYTMEYLDI
- a CDS encoding uncharacterized protein (similar to YGR126W); this encodes MPVPSVTVTTDNEYEDISSFSSIDSYKPEPFTGFKDSEAPEQPLLKNDTIVGKGQLEDDGNVDDQHRHSDVHSHHSSSTLKRPTSNSIEKMVTHNALEGNSETLDSLKEDGLNLNKKALPDITAPVTNSAHDAAFPEEYRLETETGLVKLKTLETLKREDSRVSSTKREHINDHTDTHSTQSKVTTNSQGSSLEPTKLNMAVEKNKKKIEKYQKHKSEKGIKGFFHRIFD
- the SYF2 gene encoding Syf2p (Member of the NineTeen Complex (NTC)~similar to YGR129W); translated protein: MDFNKLDEKLKELKRKRVNVSIKSRKLADREIQEVGANRKPRVYSMEDVNDADESAENMESSDKEKAFHYTVQEYNAWERRHHQGETGQSQGSGISYDQLAKLSYEKTLRNLAAQKQNSSNQDSFVDKEENKNKPKKGRIDRVQKDTRTGKIRIADDDKLVNKLAVSLESESKKRYESRKRQMENAKSLYGVESFINDKNKQFNEKLSRESKRSE